GACAGTTAGACCCATTCTACCTCAATGGCTTGCAAACACGGGTCCAGCGACTGTGCTGAGCCGCTCGGCATCCCCGTAATGGTCCAACACTCCTCTCAGGAATCCAATTCTTACCCTTCACTGTCACCCCCGAGCACTCCCACATCTGCCACAGACAGCAACGTGCTGGACTCATGGGGTTTTCCAGAAGCCAGCTGTCACAGGAGGCTGTGGTAAGAGGCCTTTTATAGACAAATGTCAGAGGCGTTACTCTGTGGAACTCTGACACCGCCCTGATCTTAGGGTctcagagtatctgagcaccttgaatgtatttatcttcCCACCATaactgtgaggcagggcagggctattgTTCACCTGTGCAGAGGCTCAGAGAGAGCCAAGGGCTTGCCCACAGTCACATGTTGCAAAGGAATCAAACCCAGATGTCTTGAGTCACAGAACAGTGCCCACGCCACAGGGCCAGCCTTCCAGCCATCTGAACGGTGACAGGCCCAGCTGGATTCTCTGCTGTACCAGCATCGCTCCCCATTTCGCTGTAGAGAGCAGGCATAGCAAGGAGCCAGTTACAGGGGGTTTGTTTGCTGGCCTGttctccccatgcctcagtggAGTTGAGAACAGCCTGGGGGCTGAGCTAAACTCCACCCAGTGGTAATAGCTTTCGAGTCCACAGCTCACTCTGGCCAAGTCCTTGTGGACGGGGGTCACCCCAGTGTGCCCCCTTGTGGCCTGAGGTAGCCCTGAAGGTACCCTGCCCTTCCCTCTAAGGTCCTTGCGATGACTTACTCTCGGCCTGGAGTACTTAAAACAAGAGCCCCCTTTGATGGTTCGTATTAATTGAGTCTTCTCTAAAACACAAGGTCTCCTCCCCGCCGGCCCCATCCTTCTCCTTTCCTCAGGAGCCCCCGACCAAACTCATTTTTGGGGTGAGTATTGGTGCAGTCTTGCCGCAACGCCTGTTCTttttccccaaagccccgccctcTGTCCCATTTCTTCCCACTAGGCCCTTCCCCTACTCCTCCACttcccctgaggctctgctgcaCCAGGACCCCAGGctactgtggggagccccaggctTTCCACCTACCCTGGGGTgcatcctggggggcagggacacaggcttCTTTTGagccccccaaccctctgtcccaggcAGGTGGAGGATGTGGGGCTCCTCACAGTGGCTTGAGCTCAGTGGGCACTTTTTACCATGGCCTGGCTTTAACATCTGGCCTGGAGAGGGGGTGGAGgtttgggaggagaggaggagcagagggtggggcctcatggggaagaagaggggcaggggcagcatcacagagggggtgggactcctgcctctgtccctctTTTGATTTTGAAAACGTGGTCACACTACAGtgaatgggctgggctgggataggAGACAGCTGTGTCTCTGTTGGGGAGATGAGGACCGTTTCCACTCCTTTTCATTGCTGGGACAACACAAATGGAGGGGAGGAAGAGTGAACCTGGTTCTGTGTCTCTTGCCAGGACTCCGGTGTGTCAGGCCCTCACTCACACATGCAGCTCTGTCCTGGCTCAGAGGTATGCTGTGTGCAGAGCCATGAATAGGGGTAGGGGGTTTGCATGAATGGCTTCTCCTGGGGCTCCAGTGTTAATCATGTCTCTGACATGACCCAGTCAGAAACACCTGGTTGAGGGCATAGGGGAATGGTGGGTGTCCATGCCCATGGAATAACCCCTGTTCACAGCTGGTACAGCGGCCAGGGATCACACAGCACCAAGTGTGCTCAGGAAGGGCCAGGACTGAAACACCAGAAGAGCTCTGCACTGTTTTTCATGGCCTGTGAATGTTTAACCAGAGACGGGAGAGTGACAGGCCAAGTGTAATGGGAAACAACCTCCACATCTCTTCTCTTTACTGTCTGTATCAAGAGGAATTCTGAGGTCGGAGCAGCCACCGATACGGCTCTTTGTGGGCCAACATCCCACCATTCTCCAGGCTCTCCACGAACAAAGTCACTTTTTAAATGCTGCTTCCTGtcttggtctccttcccccagtgcacTGTCCTCCCTCACCAGCCACTCTCCAATTGCTCCAGGCCTTAGACCCTGTCTGAACATGTCTCTACATAGTGGAGATCAGTAGCTCATTTCATTTTAGATTTAATGGTCCAAGATGGAGTAGGTGGCCCGTGTTTTTCATCTCCCATGTCACCAATGCTGGAGCCGGATGATAAACTGACACTTCACTTGATGAACACCCTGATTATCCTCGCACGAAGGTGTTTGCTTTTCACGCTGTACACAATTGGGTTCATCAGGGGTGGGACAAGGAGGGAGATGTAGCCCAGGAGAACCTGAAGCAAGGGAGAAGAGCCCTCCCCGAATCTGTGTATCACAGACAGGCCAATCATTGGCGTGTAGAAGAGTAGGACGGCACAGAGGTGTGAGATGCAAGTGTTCAGGGCCCTAAGACATTCTGCGTGGGATGTGATGCTCAGCACTGTTGTGAggatcatcacataagagagAAAGATGAGCAGCGAGTCCAGCCCCTCTGTCAAGAGTGCAACAGACAAGCCATAGATGCTGTTCACTCTGATATCCGAACAAGCAATCTTCATAACATCCTGGTTTATGCAGTAGCAATGGGAGAGGACATTGGGTCGACAATATTGGAACTGTTGAAGGAAAATAGGGAGTGGGAGCATTACAGCCATCCCTCTTAGCACACACACCAGTCCCATCTTGCCTATTCTTGGCAGGGTTAAGATGGAGACATATCTCAGCGGGTCACGGATAGCGATGAAGCGGTCAAAGGCCATCAACAGGAGCACGGAGGATTCAATGCATTCAAATaagtggatgaagaacagctgggcaAAACAGGCATCGAGGCTGATCTCTCTAGAGTTAAACAAGTATATACCCAGTGTTGTCGGCATGGTGGATATCGATAAGGCAAGGTCTGTGATGGCCaatatggaaaggaaaatgtacatgggctcatggaggcttggatctgtttttataatgaacagaatgagTGAATTTCCTACTATGGAAATAACATACATTaagcagaaggggatagagatccagagatggatggcttcctgcccaggtatcccgcTGAGAAGGAACACTGCAGAGTTGAATTTGGTTTCATTGACAGCTGACATAATGTCCTGGGCAGGTCCGAGGAGTTCTGATCTTTCCTTCCTAAAAGGGAAAAGGACAGGAGACTAGATGATATTTAATGAGACATCTTTCTGCTCTGAGTGCAAGTTTAGAGACTCCAAGAACCTCAAGGAAGATCAGAAAAAACATAGTTTTGGATTTACAAATCAAATAGAAAGAAAGGCATTTCCAGAGTGGATCAGACCCACAGTCCATCTAGCGTAGTATccagtggccagttccagatacttcagaggaagtgGAAGACGCCCTAAATAGGCAGCTTTGAAATAACCTGCACCCACTAATTAGACAAATTTTGCAGTGCAAATCAGGAAGGTTTAGAGTCCATCCAAGAGTTTTTGAAACAATTCTCACTACTCTAATTGGATTTTCTGAGTAACCATGTAAAcatccagtccctctttgaatcctGCAAAACTCTTGGCGCCATTGATATATTGTAGCTGGGAGTTCCGCGCCCTACTTGAGCGCTTTGTACTTTTACCATTGTGGCTTTCCCACAGACACTCTTTCTGGCCCTCCACTTTTGAGTGTGGCTCATTGTATCATGAGATGTGTGTAAACATATTGCAAGTGCATGGGAAAAACTGTCATTGTATTTATCTGTCCTGCACTGAAGCTATTTATAAACGTGTTTCACTGCCTCATTgtatatacttttttttattttctgcactCCTGAGAGTCCAAATTAAGCCACAGCCTCTTTGCAGTACATGAGATCCATTCTTAGGCACAAGTTCTTAATTCAATAACATTGCCTTGAATGGCATCACTCCATATTTACAATTACAATCACCCCAGATTTCCCTGTATAAATTCAATCAGAACAAGGCTCTGTTAACTTTCCCTTACCAAATGCTCCTGATGATACACTCTTACCCCAAGAATCCCTCCAAGAGGAGCTGAAGTGCTTTGCCTGGCCTATGTTGACTGAATCCAGAGATTTCAATCATCCTAAGGCCTTCTCTTCATCCTCACAGGACCTGCATCCTCTCCCCGTGCAACAGTCTGTAGATATTTGGCAAGTTACAAGCTAACGCAGATAGTTACTTCAGTTGGGCAGG
The Eretmochelys imbricata isolate rEreImb1 chromosome 1, rEreImb1.hap1, whole genome shotgun sequence DNA segment above includes these coding regions:
- the LOC144278888 gene encoding olfactory receptor 51G2-like — encoded protein: MSAVNETKFNSAVFLLSGIPGQEAIHLWISIPFCLMYVISIVGNSLILFIIKTDPSLHEPMYIFLSILAITDLALSISTMPTTLGIYLFNSREISLDACFAQLFFIHLFECIESSVLLLMAFDRFIAIRDPLRYVSILTLPRIGKMGLVCVLRGMAVMLPLPIFLQQFQYCRPNVLSHCYCINQDVMKIACSDIRVNSIYGLSVALLTEGLDSLLIFLSYVMILTTVLSITSHAECLRALNTCISHLCAVLLFYTPMIGLSVIHRFGEGSSPLLQVLLGYISLLVPPLMNPIVYSVKSKHLRARIIRVFIK